Proteins encoded by one window of Cupriavidus sp. EM10:
- a CDS encoding methyl-accepting chemotaxis protein, with the protein MNISKRLLLTLSLALFALLFVGLGGIWQMNQSEERFEYFNDNTLTSVRDLNNVSGALANIRVSLYRHAMTADTNAKTEAEGMLDKYNKRFDELLTKYEREDISNETDRKMLEADRAAIKAYRDTFGPYLEKSRNNDFEATQQMITSGPVHLASTAVRKALDEHLEYNTKLGDEAVAHNKAQHQTSVRVFTIVIVVAVALTAFLAFGLYRRIRTSLEEIQGTLEHVSQTLDLDHRAPVDRLDEIGLTAQSFNTLIDRVAGTLREVRRSTDSVSVAAAQIAAGNVDLSSRTEEQAASLEETASSMEQLTATVRQNAENARQASSLASNAALVADEGNQSVQQMVGTMGAISSSSERIAEITNLIEGIAFQTNILALNAAVEAARAGEQGRGFAVVAGEVRSLAQRSSSAAKEIKELIEASVDTVRTGSGQAEEVGKTMTDIRQAVKRVSDIIAEISAASQEQSAGIEQVGHAVGQMDQVTQQNAALVEEAAAAAQSLDEQAGRLRDMVGQFQMRG; encoded by the coding sequence ATGAATATCAGCAAACGTCTGCTTCTTACGCTGTCTCTCGCTTTATTCGCGCTACTTTTCGTCGGCCTCGGCGGTATATGGCAGATGAACCAGTCCGAAGAGCGCTTCGAGTACTTCAATGACAACACGCTGACCAGCGTGCGCGACCTCAACAATGTCAGCGGCGCGCTGGCCAATATCCGCGTCTCGCTTTACCGGCATGCCATGACGGCCGACACCAACGCCAAGACCGAGGCGGAGGGCATGCTCGACAAGTACAACAAGCGCTTCGACGAGCTGCTGACCAAGTACGAGCGCGAGGACATCTCGAACGAGACCGACCGCAAGATGCTCGAAGCCGACCGCGCGGCCATCAAGGCCTATCGCGACACTTTCGGCCCTTATCTCGAAAAGTCGCGCAACAACGATTTCGAGGCTACGCAGCAGATGATCACGTCCGGTCCGGTGCACCTGGCGTCGACCGCGGTGCGCAAGGCGCTGGACGAACATCTGGAATACAACACGAAGCTCGGTGACGAAGCCGTGGCGCACAACAAGGCCCAGCACCAGACCTCGGTCCGCGTCTTCACGATCGTGATCGTGGTGGCCGTGGCGCTGACCGCCTTCCTGGCCTTCGGCCTGTACCGCCGCATCCGCACCAGCCTGGAAGAGATCCAGGGCACGCTGGAACACGTAAGCCAGACGCTCGACCTGGACCACCGCGCGCCGGTCGACCGTCTCGATGAAATCGGCCTGACCGCCCAGTCGTTCAACACGCTGATCGACCGCGTGGCCGGCACGCTGCGCGAAGTGCGCCGCTCGACCGATTCGGTGAGCGTGGCCGCCGCGCAGATCGCCGCCGGCAACGTCGACCTGTCTTCGCGCACCGAGGAGCAGGCCGCGTCGCTGGAGGAAACCGCATCGAGCATGGAGCAGCTGACCGCCACCGTGCGCCAGAACGCCGAGAATGCCCGCCAGGCATCGTCGCTGGCGTCGAACGCGGCGCTGGTGGCCGACGAGGGCAACCAGTCGGTGCAGCAGATGGTGGGCACGATGGGCGCCATCAGCAGCAGCTCGGAGCGTATCGCCGAGATCACCAACCTGATCGAGGGCATTGCCTTCCAGACCAACATCCTGGCGCTGAACGCCGCCGTGGAAGCGGCGCGCGCGGGTGAGCAGGGCCGCGGCTTTGCCGTGGTGGCCGGCGAGGTGCGCAGCCTGGCGCAGCGTTCGTCGAGCGCGGCCAAGGAAATCAAGGAACTGATCGAGGCATCGGTCGACACGGTGCGCACGGGCTCCGGCCAGGCCGAGGAAGTCGGCAAGACGATGACCGATATCCGCCAGGCCGTGAAGCGCGTGTCGGACATCATCGCCGAGATCTCCGCCGCCTCGCAGGAGCAGAGCGCCGGCATCGAGCAGGTGGGCCACGCCGTGGGCCAGATGGACCAGGTCACCCAGCAGAACGCCGCGCTGGTGGAAGAAGCCGCCGCCGCCGCGCAATCGCTGGACGAACAGGCCGGCCGCTTGCGCGACATGGTGGGGCAGTTCCAGATGCGGGGTTGA
- a CDS encoding thiazole synthase, protein MTFEPTESLRDPFVLYGESFDSRLLLGTARYPSPATLQAAVEASRPAMITVALRRQTAVGQGDGQTLGGDTFWQMLRTLGVPVLPNTAGCFTAQEVITTAMMAREVFETDWIKLELIGDDYTLQPDTLNLPAVAETLIREGFKVLPYCTEDLVLCRRLLDVGCQALMPWAAPIGTGRGAVNPHAMRTLRDRLPDTPLIVDAGLGLPSHAAQVLEWGYDGVLLNTAVAQAAYPVNMARAFALAVEAGRTAYLAGPMPEREVAQASTPVVGMPFWHAEGAEDRA, encoded by the coding sequence ATGACATTCGAACCGACTGAATCCCTGCGCGACCCGTTCGTGCTGTACGGGGAATCGTTTGATTCCCGCCTGCTGCTGGGTACGGCGCGCTATCCGTCGCCGGCCACGCTGCAGGCCGCCGTGGAGGCATCGCGCCCGGCCATGATCACCGTGGCGCTGCGCCGCCAGACGGCGGTGGGCCAGGGCGACGGCCAGACGCTGGGCGGCGACACCTTCTGGCAGATGCTGCGCACGCTGGGCGTGCCGGTGCTGCCCAACACCGCTGGCTGCTTTACGGCGCAGGAAGTCATCACCACGGCGATGATGGCGCGCGAGGTCTTCGAGACCGACTGGATCAAGCTGGAGCTGATCGGCGACGACTACACGCTGCAGCCCGATACGCTGAACCTGCCCGCCGTGGCCGAGACGCTGATCAGGGAAGGGTTCAAGGTGCTGCCGTACTGCACCGAGGACCTGGTGCTGTGCCGCCGCCTGCTGGACGTGGGCTGCCAGGCGCTGATGCCGTGGGCGGCGCCGATCGGCACGGGCCGCGGCGCGGTGAATCCGCACGCCATGCGCACGCTGCGCGACCGCCTGCCCGATACGCCGCTGATCGTCGATGCCGGCCTGGGCCTGCCGTCGCATGCGGCGCAGGTGCTGGAATGGGGCTACGACGGCGTGCTGCTGAACACCGCCGTGGCACAGGCCGCGTATCCGGTGAACATGGCCCGCGCGTTCGCGCTGGCCGTGGAGGCCGGGCGCACCGCCTACCTGGCCGGGCCGATGCCCGAGCGCGAGGTGGCGCAGGCCAGCACGCCGGTGGTGGGCATGCCGTTCTGGCACGCCGAAGGCGCGGAGGATCGCGCATGA
- the thiC gene encoding phosphomethylpyrimidine synthase ThiC: MARTAPAASFESLESDLDQKFAYPASSKTYLTGSRPDIRVPLRTILQTATRTEKGEMANPPIPVYDTSGPYSDPDVHIDLKAGLPPVRARWIEERNDTEVLSGLSSEYGLARANDPATAHLRFAQLTNPRRAKAGANVSQMHYARKGIITPEMEYVALRESLNLQALYDKPEYKALLRQHPGNALGAALPLRPEDMTPEFVRREIAAGRAIIPANINHTELEPMAIGRNFRVKINGNLGNSAVTSSLAEEVEKMVWSIRWGADTIMDLSTGKHIHETREWILRNSPVPIGTVPIYQALDKTGGIAEDLTWEMFRDTLIEQAEQGVDYFTIHAGVLLRYVPMTADRVTGIVSRGGSIMAKWCLAHHKENFLYTHFDEICEIMKAYDVSFSLGDGLRPGCIADSNDDAQFGELRTLGELTAKAWEHDVQVMIEGPGHVPLQRIQANMDEELKHCYEAPFYTLGPLVTDIAPGYDHITSGIGAANIGWMGTAMLCYVTPKEHLGLPDKEDVREGIITYKIAAHAADLAKGWPGAQLRDNALSKARFEFRWEDQFNLGLDPERARSFHDATLPAEGAKIAHFCSMCGPKFCSMKITQEVRDYAASLPAAQKGMEEKSIEFVKSGSKIYS, translated from the coding sequence ATGGCCCGTACTGCCCCCGCCGCATCGTTTGAGTCGCTGGAAAGCGATCTCGACCAGAAATTCGCCTATCCGGCTTCCAGCAAGACCTACCTGACCGGCAGCCGCCCGGACATCCGCGTGCCGCTGCGCACGATCCTGCAGACCGCCACGCGCACCGAGAAGGGCGAGATGGCGAATCCGCCGATTCCCGTCTATGACACCTCGGGCCCGTACAGCGACCCGGACGTGCATATCGACCTGAAGGCAGGCCTGCCGCCCGTGCGCGCCAGGTGGATCGAAGAGCGCAACGACACCGAGGTGCTGTCCGGCCTGTCGTCGGAATACGGCCTGGCCCGTGCCAACGACCCCGCCACGGCGCACCTGCGCTTTGCCCAGCTGACCAACCCGCGCCGCGCCAAGGCCGGTGCGAACGTGTCGCAGATGCACTACGCGCGCAAGGGCATCATCACGCCCGAGATGGAATACGTGGCGCTGCGCGAATCGCTGAACCTGCAGGCGCTGTACGACAAGCCCGAGTACAAGGCGCTGCTGCGCCAGCATCCGGGCAATGCGCTGGGCGCCGCGCTGCCGCTGCGTCCGGAAGACATGACGCCGGAATTCGTGCGCCGCGAAATCGCCGCCGGCCGCGCCATCATCCCCGCCAACATCAACCACACGGAACTGGAGCCGATGGCCATCGGCCGCAACTTCCGCGTGAAGATCAACGGCAACCTGGGCAACTCGGCGGTGACGTCGTCGCTGGCCGAGGAAGTGGAAAAGATGGTGTGGTCGATCCGCTGGGGCGCCGACACCATCATGGACCTGTCCACCGGCAAGCACATCCACGAAACCCGCGAATGGATCCTGCGCAATTCGCCGGTGCCCATCGGCACGGTGCCGATCTACCAGGCGCTGGACAAGACCGGCGGCATCGCCGAGGACCTGACCTGGGAAATGTTCCGCGACACGCTGATCGAGCAGGCCGAGCAGGGCGTGGACTACTTCACCATCCACGCCGGCGTGCTGCTGCGCTACGTGCCGATGACGGCCGACCGCGTGACCGGCATCGTGTCGCGCGGCGGCTCGATCATGGCCAAGTGGTGCCTGGCGCACCACAAGGAAAACTTCCTGTACACGCATTTCGACGAGATCTGCGAAATCATGAAGGCGTACGACGTGTCGTTCAGCCTCGGTGACGGCCTGCGTCCGGGCTGCATCGCCGATTCGAACGACGACGCGCAGTTCGGCGAGCTGCGCACGCTGGGCGAACTGACCGCCAAGGCGTGGGAGCACGACGTCCAGGTGATGATCGAAGGCCCGGGCCACGTGCCGCTGCAGCGCATCCAGGCCAACATGGACGAGGAACTGAAGCACTGCTACGAAGCCCCGTTCTACACGCTGGGACCGCTGGTGACCGACATCGCGCCGGGCTACGACCACATCACCAGCGGCATCGGCGCGGCCAATATCGGCTGGATGGGTACGGCCATGCTGTGCTACGTCACGCCGAAGGAACACCTGGGCCTGCCGGACAAGGAAGACGTGCGCGAAGGCATCATCACGTACAAGATCGCCGCCCATGCCGCCGACCTGGCCAAGGGCTGGCCCGGCGCGCAGCTGCGCGATAATGCGCTGTCCAAGGCACGTTTCGAGTTCCGCTGGGAGGACCAGTTCAACCTGGGTCTCGATCCGGAGCGCGCACGGTCGTTCCACGACGCCACGCTGCCCGCCGAAGGCGCCAAGATCGCCCACTTCTGCTCGATGTGCGGGCCGAAGTTCTGCTCGATGAAGATCACGCAGGAAGTGCGCGACTACGCGGCATCGCTGCCGGCGGCCCAGAAGGGCATGGAAGAGAAGTCGATCGAGTTCGTGAAGTCGGGCTCGAAGATCTACTCGTAA
- a CDS encoding thiamine phosphate synthase — protein MTRQGVAAAIDAALFEDLMRRFAAMFGRDETPWQVWPLANAPAALGRHDVVLADGEAAAELVERVAAANAVLIVSEREGGRWIDTVRSPMGTWVLDSYADGETAHSPAFVAVLTAALSLHFPAHDALCIARAWVPGSTAWPGDFARFPRVRHAALVSPDQPAPAFAPCPPDLGLYAVMPTADWIEQLVPLQVPTVQLRFKSADAAEVKAEVVRAANAAKGSTSRLFINDHWRVAVDHHAACGGDSGIYGIHLGQEDLDEADLDAIRASGLRLGVSTHGYAEMLRVAAIQPSYLALGAIFPTTTKVMPTQPQGMGRFQSYVTLMKPVIPSLVGIGGVNAGNMREVLDVGVGSAAVVRAITEAGDVPAAVAGLTALFG, from the coding sequence ATGACGCGCCAGGGTGTTGCCGCGGCCATCGACGCCGCACTGTTCGAAGACCTGATGCGGCGCTTTGCCGCGATGTTCGGCCGCGACGAGACGCCCTGGCAGGTGTGGCCGCTGGCCAATGCCCCGGCGGCGCTCGGCCGTCACGACGTGGTGCTGGCGGATGGCGAAGCTGCCGCCGAGCTGGTCGAGCGCGTGGCGGCGGCCAATGCCGTGCTGATCGTCTCGGAGCGCGAAGGCGGCCGCTGGATCGACACCGTGCGCTCGCCGATGGGCACCTGGGTGCTTGACTCGTACGCCGACGGCGAAACCGCGCACTCGCCGGCATTCGTGGCGGTGCTGACGGCGGCGCTGTCGCTGCATTTCCCGGCACACGACGCACTGTGCATCGCCCGCGCCTGGGTGCCGGGCAGCACGGCGTGGCCCGGCGATTTCGCGCGTTTCCCGCGCGTGCGCCATGCCGCGCTGGTCTCGCCCGACCAACCGGCGCCGGCCTTCGCGCCGTGCCCGCCCGACCTCGGCCTGTACGCAGTCATGCCGACCGCCGACTGGATCGAGCAGCTGGTGCCGCTGCAGGTGCCGACCGTGCAACTGCGCTTCAAGTCCGCCGATGCCGCCGAGGTGAAGGCCGAAGTGGTGCGGGCCGCCAACGCGGCCAAGGGATCGACGTCGCGCCTGTTCATCAACGACCACTGGCGCGTAGCGGTCGACCATCACGCAGCCTGCGGCGGCGACAGCGGCATCTACGGCATCCACCTGGGCCAGGAAGACCTGGACGAGGCCGACCTGGACGCCATCCGTGCCTCGGGCCTGCGCCTGGGCGTGTCGACGCACGGCTACGCCGAGATGCTGCGCGTGGCGGCCATCCAGCCCAGCTACCTGGCGCTGGGCGCGATCTTTCCGACCACGACCAAGGTCATGCCGACCCAGCCGCAAGGCATGGGCCGCTTCCAGTCGTACGTGACGCTGATGAAGCCGGTGATTCCGTCGCTGGTGGGCATTGGCGGGGTCAACGCCGGCAATATGCGCGAAGTGCTCGATGTCGGCGTGGGCAGCGCGGCGGTGGTGCGGGCGATTACCGAAGCCGGCGACGTGCCGGCGGCGGTGGCGGGGCTTACTGCGTTGTTTGGCTGA
- a CDS encoding acyl-CoA dehydrogenase family protein, which yields MTATPAADIDPAQIEQTGQTHRVFNQVPDLADYNLFDTDPGLRAALDRLGGAWHADALSGYGARLGDPEVQAWAADANRLTPELHTHSRTGERIDQVQFHPAWHHLLALLRSQQLQALPFAQPRAGAWVARTAGYFLQAQVESGSLCPTTMTFASIPVLSKEPALYRDLEARLFATEHDARDLPWRAKTAVMVGMGMTEKQGGSDVRANTTVAVPVRGEGRGAEYALTGHKWFFSAPMCDAHLVVARMGAADGPLSCFFVPRFRDDGSKNPILIQRLKDKLGNRSNSSSEVEFRGATGILIGEEGRGIPTIIEMATNTRLDCVIGSAALLRAALVQALHHARHRMAFGRLLADQPLMRNVLADLALESEAATQMMMALANAFEHADDDPLAAAWKRVMTPAAKFWICKRALEATGEAMEVWGGNGYVEEGPMARLYREAPVNSIWEGSGNIMCLDVLRALQRNPDDGARILQDLARLSNGHAAVRAELASLQAMLHGPADALEASARRFAQGLVLTAQAALMIAHAHPESAEHFVASRLGRQHGRVFGTLDADIVTLARITERAWPA from the coding sequence ATGACCGCCACACCCGCCGCCGACATCGATCCCGCGCAAATCGAACAAACCGGGCAAACCCACCGCGTGTTCAACCAGGTGCCCGACCTTGCGGACTACAACCTGTTCGACACGGACCCCGGCCTGCGCGCCGCGCTGGACCGCCTTGGCGGCGCCTGGCACGCCGATGCGCTGTCGGGCTACGGTGCGCGGCTTGGCGACCCCGAAGTCCAGGCCTGGGCTGCCGATGCCAACCGCCTGACGCCGGAGCTGCACACGCACAGCCGCACCGGCGAGCGCATCGACCAGGTGCAGTTCCATCCCGCCTGGCACCACCTGCTGGCCCTGCTGCGCAGCCAGCAGTTGCAGGCCCTGCCCTTCGCCCAGCCGCGCGCCGGGGCGTGGGTGGCGCGCACTGCTGGCTATTTCCTGCAGGCCCAGGTGGAATCCGGCTCCCTGTGCCCGACCACGATGACCTTCGCCAGCATCCCCGTGCTCAGCAAGGAACCGGCCCTGTACCGCGATCTCGAAGCGCGCCTGTTCGCCACCGAGCACGATGCGCGCGACCTGCCCTGGCGCGCCAAGACCGCCGTGATGGTGGGCATGGGCATGACCGAGAAACAGGGCGGCTCGGACGTGCGCGCCAACACCACCGTGGCCGTGCCGGTGCGCGGCGAAGGCCGGGGTGCCGAATACGCGCTGACCGGCCACAAATGGTTTTTCTCGGCGCCGATGTGCGACGCGCATCTCGTCGTGGCCCGCATGGGCGCGGCCGACGGGCCGCTGTCGTGCTTCTTCGTGCCGCGCTTCCGCGACGACGGCAGCAAGAACCCGATCCTGATCCAGCGGCTCAAGGACAAGCTCGGCAACCGGTCCAATTCCAGCAGCGAGGTGGAATTCCGGGGCGCCACCGGCATCCTGATCGGCGAGGAAGGCCGCGGCATTCCCACCATCATCGAGATGGCCACCAACACCCGGCTCGACTGCGTGATCGGCAGTGCCGCGCTGCTGCGCGCGGCGCTGGTGCAGGCGCTGCATCATGCGCGCCACCGCATGGCGTTCGGCCGGCTGCTGGCCGACCAGCCGCTGATGCGCAACGTGCTGGCCGACCTGGCGCTGGAGTCCGAAGCGGCCACCCAGATGATGATGGCCCTGGCCAACGCCTTCGAGCATGCCGACGACGATCCGCTGGCCGCCGCCTGGAAGCGCGTGATGACGCCGGCCGCCAAGTTCTGGATCTGCAAACGTGCGCTGGAAGCCACGGGCGAGGCAATGGAAGTCTGGGGCGGCAACGGCTATGTCGAGGAAGGCCCGATGGCGCGCCTTTATCGCGAGGCGCCGGTGAATTCGATCTGGGAAGGCTCGGGCAACATCATGTGCCTGGACGTCCTGCGCGCGCTCCAGCGCAATCCCGACGACGGCGCGCGCATCCTGCAGGACCTGGCGCGGCTTTCCAACGGCCACGCGGCGGTACGTGCGGAGCTTGCGTCGCTTCAGGCGATGCTGCACGGCCCCGCCGATGCGCTCGAAGCCAGCGCGCGGCGGTTCGCCCAGGGCCTGGTGCTGACCGCGCAGGCCGCGCTGATGATCGCCCATGCGCACCCGGAATCGGCCGAGCACTTCGTAGCCAGCCGGCTGGGGCGCCAGCATGGGCGCGTGTTCGGCACGCTGGATGCCGATATCGTCACTCTGGCCAGGATCACCGAGCGCGCCTGGCCGGCCTGA
- a CDS encoding FAD-dependent oxidoreductase gives MTAVQSFDVAILGAGLAGRLSAWQLVRAGARVALVERGGPDGSGSAAHVAAAMLAPLAESAIAERRIVDLGIASVDLWRTWIQELPEPVFFQEDGTLVVWHARDRSEVSLFTGRMRAVAPPELVQDRLRALDGNGVGQLEPALAGRFPQGLLLQGEGQLDNRGAMRALLSCAIEEGLHCVWEAGDVDAASLPALGIQAGVVLDCRGLGARAAWTDAPGSQGQALPGLRGLRGEVVRVHAPDVKLHRPVRLLHPRYPIYIAPKPNDLYVIGATEIESEDDSPMSVRSALELLSAAHSLHPAFGEARVLELNVQRRPTRPDHLPAIRVDQQARVVRVNGLYRHGWLIAPAVTEAACHVVRAMLDGDPAAHAVPAALRWPGMIAAVRESAERAPNVLADIGGTLH, from the coding sequence ATGACAGCAGTACAGTCCTTCGATGTCGCCATCCTCGGCGCCGGCCTGGCGGGGCGTTTGTCCGCCTGGCAGCTGGTGCGCGCAGGCGCCCGCGTGGCGCTGGTGGAGCGTGGCGGCCCCGACGGCAGCGGCTCGGCCGCACACGTGGCGGCGGCCATGCTGGCCCCGCTGGCCGAATCGGCCATCGCCGAACGGCGCATCGTCGATCTCGGCATTGCCAGCGTCGACCTGTGGCGCACCTGGATCCAGGAACTGCCCGAACCCGTGTTCTTCCAGGAGGATGGCACGCTGGTGGTGTGGCACGCGCGCGACCGCAGCGAGGTGTCGCTGTTCACCGGCCGCATGCGCGCCGTGGCGCCCCCCGAACTGGTGCAGGACCGCCTGCGCGCGCTGGACGGCAACGGCGTGGGCCAATTGGAGCCCGCGCTGGCCGGGCGCTTTCCGCAAGGCCTGCTGCTGCAGGGCGAAGGCCAGCTCGACAACCGTGGCGCGATGCGCGCGCTGCTGTCGTGCGCCATCGAGGAAGGGCTGCATTGCGTGTGGGAAGCCGGCGACGTCGATGCCGCATCGCTGCCCGCGCTGGGCATCCAGGCCGGCGTGGTGCTCGATTGCCGTGGCCTGGGCGCCCGTGCGGCATGGACCGATGCGCCCGGTTCGCAAGGCCAGGCGCTGCCGGGCCTGCGCGGGCTGCGTGGCGAAGTGGTGCGCGTGCACGCGCCGGACGTGAAGCTGCATCGGCCGGTACGGCTGCTGCATCCGCGCTACCCGATCTATATCGCGCCGAAACCGAACGACCTGTACGTGATCGGCGCCACCGAAATCGAAAGCGAGGACGACTCGCCGATGAGCGTGCGCTCGGCGCTGGAACTGCTCTCGGCCGCGCACTCGCTGCATCCCGCCTTTGGCGAGGCGCGGGTGCTGGAACTGAACGTGCAACGCCGCCCGACGCGCCCCGACCACCTGCCGGCGATCCGCGTCGACCAGCAGGCCCGCGTGGTGCGCGTGAACGGCCTGTATCGCCATGGCTGGCTGATCGCGCCGGCGGTGACCGAGGCCGCGTGCCACGTCGTCCGAGCGATGCTTGACGGCGACCCCGCCGCCCATGCCGTGCCGGCCGCGCTGCGCTGGCCGGGCATGATCGCAGCCGTGCGCGAGTCCGCCGAAAGGGCGCCCAACGTGCTGGCCGATATCGGCGGCACGCTGCATTAA
- the thiS gene encoding sulfur carrier protein ThiS encodes MQILLNGHPLELSDTATLADAVTAAAIAPPFAAAVNGQFVPRAAHAATALNTGDQIDLVQPVTGG; translated from the coding sequence ATGCAAATCCTGCTCAATGGCCATCCGCTGGAACTGTCCGACACCGCCACGCTGGCGGATGCCGTGACGGCCGCGGCCATCGCCCCGCCTTTCGCGGCAGCGGTGAACGGCCAGTTCGTGCCGCGTGCCGCGCATGCGGCCACCGCGCTCAATACGGGCGACCAGATCGACCTCGTGCAACCCGTGACGGGAGGCTAA